AAGggcacaggtcgggatatgcaaaccaaggatacaAGTCAGGACTGACAGGTCGGAATATACGAATCAGGACGTAAAGATCGGAAAACACAGACTAAGGTGTACAACGCGAGACAAACGGAATCAGACTGAGGTGTACAGGTCGGGACTCAGGATAAGCGGAAGCAAACtgaggcatacaggtcgggatgtagGATAAGCGGAACCAGACTAAGGCTTATAGGTCACAACTTACAAGGTAAGGCAAGTCGGGACAAAACAAGACACGTAGGATAGGGATGGACACACAGGTATGGAGTTGTGAAGCGGCAAACGCAGGTCGAGAAAGGTAGGTCTACACTCACAGGTTGAGGCCGGCAAATACAGGGACCCAGTCCAGGGTTAACAGATCGGGACAGGTATACACTACACGACAAGcaagccagggaatcgtaacaacccgtcagagaataatcactgtctgtcagagaatatgctaaCGGTATAGCGCTCACTGGCCGCTGATTCCTTCTCTGACTTATAGGAGGATGCCACGTgtcattccctgacacccgtcagactccagaagcacccattgcagtataaaaagggaagttTTGTCCCTTacacaggtacgctcactcgtcatttcattCTCGTctcttacttttcgtcctttctctgtgcttctaggaaaaaagtacctgacttgagtgtcggagggcctgacccggggacttttgccctggttcttggtctctaacgtagaggcggcttgtctgagtgtgtgtagGGTCCTTACTTCATCATCTTCGTCGTCACCCCTTGCCATCCGCTCGTGTAAGCCCTTTTGATGGGTGTCAGATCGACCAGGTTCCGCAGCGACTTTCTGTCAACCTCGAGGACAACGcgacccgccttcatccgactcagcttccggacggaatCAACGACCATGAGCGAGGCTGACCGACCTTAAGGGCCGACCGGAACAATTGACTCATTCCACAACAAACCAACTACTGGTAGACAGAAGGCAGGTAAACTCGTCCAGTAATAAAGTCAGACAGACTTATATGTCCCTACTGTACAAAAACTGGGACAGGGCAAATATAGCTCAGTCTGGTATGTTGTCTACGACTCTCAAAGTGAAGCGGACCTTCTCTAGGTAACTTATCAGGTAAAGGGACGACCGGACATACAACACTTATACTTGTATTATTATTACCTGAACGGAATTCTAGCACAACatatatgattattattattaaaggGATTTCCCGGAAGCATGAAACATTCTACCATTCTCCAACGAGTATCTTAATGCTACGAGAACGTTGTTGAGTGGCTTAATATAATACATAGCAGTGGAATATACAAAATGCAGTTGAATAGCTCAATAAAAGTGATTGACTTAAGGACCGATCAGATTATATTCAGCCAATAACATCATCCTAACAAGGCAGCCAGCTTAAGGATCGACCATATTATATTCAGTTGACAATATCATCTCAACAGGACAACCGGCTTAAGGACCGGCTGAATCATGTTCAGCAGACAATATCTTGACAACCTGTCAGAATAACAACTTTGTGAGAATATTCTTCTGAAAACTTCTTCAGGGATCATCATGTCTCCCATCAGTAgaccaataataataatatatcccTCCAGCAACCTTAGTAATAACAGAAGCTATAAACGATAAAGGGGTATACATGTGAGTACAACAAAGATTCCTCGGACGATTATGGTGAACTGTTTAACAAAATTCTGACATATTTTGTCATctcatgattgcggaggttatgagaggtagTATACAAAATGAGAGTCCTCTTCGCAATGAAGGTACGCTCATTGACATCTGTAACTCCACTCTCGCACATACGTTCTGAATATTCTTCCATTCGTTCGGATTGGAACAGACTTGAGCGCTGGAGGGTCTCCGCCAGGGACTCTCCCCTAGTTTCTAGGCACTGACGTTTTGTTGGATCTTTAGCTTATGCGTAGGATCAAAGGAGAAACTTCTTTTGGAGAGAAATGTCTTCTGACGGTCAAACACTCATCCACCGTACCCAGCGCATCTTCTCTGTAGGTATTAGACAAAATCAACATAGCTTAGGTATAtaaaacttgtcaaggtattataTATACTAGCTAGTATTGTGTTTCCATAAACAGAATAAAATTAATtctattaattgattgatgcggTTCCAGAGCATAATCTACAATCAATCTTCTGAATTAGCACGATTATACAGCACAGTATTTTCCTTGTTTGCCTTGATATAATGTGAGCTTACCAGCAAAAAAACTGGAAACTATGGATTCCTTTCCGGTGCAAAttcgttaagtttttttttagttATTCAATTTATGCTAACTAATTATAGGGTGGCCGGCCAACCCCATGGAACAAACTACTTAAGTTGATGGTCCCCAAAGTTGGACGATTTCATTTTTTTAGCCATATGCAATTGCCTCTTCTTAATAGCCTTGTGGCGTACATTTGGCAATGGGCGCTTGTTAAACTCACATTACTAAAGAAAGATATCTGTGCTTTAACTTTTTTGCTAGCTTGTATGTTTGCACTCCTTTTCCTAAGCAAAGATAGAAAGATCAGAAAATGATTCGTTGCTGGACACTGCACTTGTACATGTATACCTTTAGCGGTGCCTCTCAATGGTGCCTTTTTCCCAATTTGTGGGAATTTTTCTTAGTACCTCACGTTAGTCACCCACTTCAGATAATTACAAACTGCAATGGCGTCCACATTCAAAGTGGCAGACAGCATATGTTCTCGCTGAAGACTCCCATAATATTCCCTGCACTGAACCAATTCGGTTATAGCTTATCACGTAGCGAGGGGAGTGCTCGTGCTGAATCGAACTGCGTCAGCTTCACGTGCCCCTAATTCCTTCTTATCCGCAGACGGCCATTAATATCCATGGCTACCGTCCCAATCAGCATGCAACTCAAATTATCAAACGTGTTCTTGCTAGCAAAGTAATGGCACACTACAGACTACAGTCATGCATGATTGGCGACTGAACCGCGCACTCATGCGAACCATTGCACTACGGGTTACATTTCACATATTGGCCGACCATTAATGGCGAGAAATTAAAGTCAAAATATTCACTTTGATGATGCTTCGCTTCACTGCAATGTTTGCGTTCCAAGCAAAAAAACAAGGAACTTGGGCTGCTGTGGCTTCAAAGTTGTCCTAAATGACTTAGTCTTGGTCATTGCCAGCACTGTGACCTCTGCTCTCACAGGAAGGGCAGACGGTGAGGTTGACTGCAGCAGGGAAGCTCATGTGAGATGGTGTAGCTTTGATCGGAGTCTTTATCTGTTGTAGCTCTTTGTGCAGCCTCCGGTTCTCGTCGCTCAACTTCTGGCAGCGTTTCTTTAGGAACTCGCAGTCCACTTCCATCTGCTTCAGCTTAGTCCTGACATGTTCCACAACAGAGCTAATTCCCTGGCGCTTCTTTTCTTTTTATCACATTAAAATTGCATGGATTTAGAGACAAACCTTGCCCGTCTATTCTGAAACCATACTTCGATCTGCCGCGGCCGGAGACTGAGTTGCTCAGCCAGGGCATGCTTTTGCCTCTGAGCACACACCAGAGTAAACAATAAATCAAACTAGTGAGCGGCATGCAAATTGACCTGAAGTTTTATTAGTTACCGTATTTATGGTGCTGTGCTCCTTGAATCTGTTCTCTAACAGAGCAGACTGCTCCTTTGTGAGCCTAAGCTTCTTCCTCGCGCCAACGTCGTCGTCCTCGTCGCTTCCACCGCTGCGGAACGACGGCAGCCTCTCCGCTTCCACCTCCTCGCATGCTATATCACGACTAACAGTTTCTTTCTTAACAGAGAAACCAACATCACTAGCTCCGAAGCTGTCGCTGAGGCTAAATGTGAAACAGGGCTCGGAGCACTCCTTGGCGCTCCTCCAGCTCCGGCCAATGCTCAGCTCGAGAGAAAGGCTGATGTCGCAGGCGCCCTCCTGGCTCATGGCCATGTTTAATTGCACGCTTCGCTGTCTCTCTGGTTTTCTATTTATATAGAGGGGTGAAGAAAACATGCTGAAGTGGGGAAGACGATTTTTCCTGCAGAAAGAAAGGATTTTGCTTCTGTTTTTGGACGTCGGCAAACTAGAGTACGACGGGGAAAAGATTCCATAGAGGACCGGCCACTCTTCGCATAAAGATGGCGTAAGAGGGTAAACCAAGATTTCACAACACATCAAATTGAGCGTGTCATCATCGTTGCATCCTCTTGCACAATACACACAACCTTCGGTCGCACCTACCGTTCTCGCGGCGGCTTGCTGCtcgtgattttattttttttctcagccTGCCCTTTTTCTAGTCAGCCTTCTACCGCTTTACACGTAAGCTCCAAACAGGAAGCTGATGAGTTCGTCATCCTATCTTTCAATTTTTCTACCGCTCTGTGCAAATGTGCAACATTGGGACCGAGAGACGGTGCGATTGCACACAAGGTCCGAGAGGGCAATGTGCTTGGTCTGTAAAGAAGAATAACTCGTGTTGACTGGCTCAATGTTATTCCTTGGAACTCTTGATGAAATTCCTAGGGCGCAGCGGAGTTGATACTCGAGATAGTTGGTTAATTTGGAACCCGTGGTGAACGCCAAATTCTCAAATCTGCTGAAATTTTTGGATGTCTCTATCAGAATAACATTTTTCTGCTTGGCAAGTAGTACATGGGGGAACTCTTTTTACATGTAGGCCTTGGCATCCCCTTTCTCCGTGTAGGCCTTGGCATCCCCTTTATCCGTGTTATTCCATATAATATTTAAAAGTGATTAAAAGTTTAGTATTGACTTAGACCTCTATAAAATTTAAGTACTACGCAAAAACGACATTCGCTTTGCTTATTCTAAGTTAATGAGTCGTATGTGAAACAAAGTCTGTAATTGCAACAGGGGAGGTGATGAGAAAAacaaaaagcaaatgaaaatGGAGCGGGGGGCGGTGGCGATAAGATGTTGATGCATGCGTCTCATCATGCAACCAAAGAAGGAAAAAGTAGCAGGAATTAGGATTACAATTTTTCAGTGCAAAATTTCACCAAATATTCGAGAATAAATTCTCATGATGAGAATTTAATTACTTTTCTGACTTTGACGGTAGAGCGAGTCTTCCAGAAACTATCCAAGATTTTCTTGGGGAAAAAAAAACTCCATGATCCAATATTGAAGTACCTCAGTTTTTAACATGTGATAACTTTTtaacaagaaatttaaaattaaattttatctctGCTGCTCATGCATGTAGTATTTGATTGATCGACGTTTGTTACTGGGATCCCATAACTATTAGGTTTCGGATTAAAAATATCATTTAGATTTTTTCCAGAGGATCCAAAGatacttttattatttttaataatttttatttttataataatacaaTAGATAATCAGAGAATGCCACGTGATGAGGAGATCAATAGTCCCATATATTGAGATGATGATCAAAGTCAACAGAGAGTCGCTCCTTGATTCTGTATCCTCCAGTGATTTCTTATTAGCCTAACACTGCAATGCTCCTGGATCAGAGTTATCCCCAGATCTAGGCAGCCCTGACTCCAAGCAACTCGACTCCAAGCGACCGAACTCCATATAGCCCCGACTCTAAGCAACCCTGTCTTCACGATGATCTCAATTTTGAATCACTCCGACTAATTGGAGTAGTACACTCGACTACTGGCAATTAAGATGATAAGCTGTTGTTCGCTGAAGATACAGACAACATAGCGTTGCTCCGCAAAGAACATGGTAATGCCGACCATTTAATCCGGGAATGGTGGGTAACATGACCATTTATTTCAAGGAACATTGGTAATGCTAACAGGGATGTCGGGACATGTGGAGTATAGTCGCAACCTTATAAAAGGTAGCTCAATCCTATGGGCGTAGGTATATGCACACACACATCCACAAACCCTAGACTATTATTCATCttccccttctttcttcttcctccaccaAAGACTTGCTTGAGCATCGAAGTGATTGTGTTGAGGAACCCCCAATCGTCATTCTAGCCCTCTCTTTCaatgctctctctctctccaggCTTCGACGGTGAACCCTACCAACCCTCGTTGTGCCAAGGTAAATGACGAAAAAGATAACATCAATGCCAACTTACCGGTGGTTCATTCATAGGTGATCTCAAGCAGGGACAAATTGGCATAGTTTGTGGGAACACTGAGTTAAAACATGAAGTGAGACGTTAGGATAGATGATACCGGAAAACCCAACATCATCACTATGACAatggaggattttgaaaaattagtaGCTGCGACGGTACAGGCAATGTTGTCACACCTCGAGAGTATACTTGTCCACCAAATCAAACGGTACCTCTAGTGACAATGTGAGAAATAGTCGATACCAAATCAATTAAAGCCAACACAAACACCAATGCGATATAAAAATCACCaagtttttaaaatgttaatcGTGTATATATACATGAACATGTGAACATACTAACTAAATAAGCTACACTCAAACATTCGATACAGAAAGAAAACTGTAAATATAAGCAACAAAAAATAACCCAAACAACTCAAAAAGAAATCCGAACTCGAGTGGGACGGACAACTAGGATCTATGAGTGACATGACACATCCTCTATAATTGTTAACCTAGAAGTTAAAGGAAAAATAAGGGATAACGAGTACAATGACTCAGTTGGTATAAGAAATATAGTACATGAACTACATAGCGTAAGGAGATCAAAGAAAGCAATCTTAGTAATATTACTTACTAAACAAAGTAAGTCCACCAATATAATCATCTGCTAATAAAAGTATAAACAACTACATAAGCCTCCACTAACATGGTCAACCAGGTATAACCAGTAAAGTAGAAGTACATATAGTATATCCAAAACCTACATGAACAAATATATAATTAGCATATAGCAAGCATATAACAAGCATTGATTGTTTGGTCCTATGAGCAGTCAGGGTATATAAATAGTCCGTGCCCGCGGGAGAAATCTCTATCACATATAGTCCCGTGGGCGGACAAAATAAGGTAGCTATCTAACTCCTCAATTACTGACTGCAGGAGAAATATTTTACTATGGATGGTTCTGTGACAGACAAGATATAtcagtagctatctagctatggaTTAGGGAGAAAAATTCTACCATGGATGATCTAGTGGGCAGTCCAAATATATAAGTGGTCACTATCTGCGGAAGAAACATTCTACTACAGATGGTTCTGTGAACAGATAGGGTATATACATAGCTATCAAGTTACAGTCTGCGAGTGAAACACGTTACCATAGATGGTCCTATAGGCAATCAAGACATACAAATATACAAACCAATATTGACAAGTAAGCAGTATAATCACATCCAAGAGTAAACTCTGCTAATTACACTATGGTTTAATGATATCATATGTATATAAACAAATCAGGCATGAAGAATAATGAGACTACATAGATATTAAATAGACTAAATATAAGGACAAGTAATAAAATAACAAACTAATGAACCAATCTAGAGTAGAGTCAAGTTAAGCGAATACATACtgctaaattaataaaataaatcatgcACTAAGGATAGAGATTTAAAAGAGTCAAAAAGAGAACTATCTACCTCAACTATAGAATATGCTGATAATTTTCTAATCAAAGGGTTTATCTTGAACTTATATCTACAAATAAAGAGTACACAGAATCTAAAAATTTATTAATCAATAATCAAgctctattaattaattaatcaacttattaATTTATTCATCTATCAATaattaatttatctaaattaattaGAGGTTAATGACTTAATCAATTACCAACAATTCAAGTACTTATCTAATTATGGTTAGCTAATCATTATCACTTAGTTATCCTTATTAATACTCATAATTGCTCATAtagtaattaattaatcaattaatcaattctCATCCCTGAACTTAATCAATGTTATAACTTATTACCCAACTTAAGTTATCCAaccaattaattaatcaatcaaccctataattaatcaattaaatcctTTTTCTAAATAAATTACAATTAACCTGATAAACTAACCGAatcaaattcttaattaattatttaactaattaattaatccaaaccatacaaaaaaattattaattaattaaatcaagtGATTATTCGGATAAAATCATTATTCTACTTTGTCTTCTCCTCCTTCTGCTTCTTCTCTAGCAGCACAATGGGACATGATAAGTGGTAGAGGGTCGGTGGCGGCGACGGTTGGTGAGGCAGGACAGCGACGACTGATGAGCGGCGATTGTGTTGTTGGAATGAGGAGGTGACCTTGATTTTGGTCATCAGGTCATAGCCATACACCGATGATGGTGTCAATGGAGCGATTGATCAACAACAGTGGTCGGGGTCAGCAGAAACTCGAGCAATGTACTCTGAGTTGAGGATTTCTATCCTGGTCGcttgtgttggaccccgtggtagttttgatgtgatcaaccaagttggttaggtcctgctatattttgatccctgtgtctgagtgtgcaggagcttaggagcacaggaagtcgagcggaagacgcagctagcgagaaggacggcacggaaagggagccgacgggctcggtgcgtccgaaggacgagagagctgcggaagagtactccggtgggcgtgaagagcgtgcgcgacgttcgagggacgttaagccgggacagaaggctgctcgaggagaaggtcgggaattgggttcgggtgagccctattccggttggccgcaatcacccaaaagaacggaacttcggaagccaaagcgaagaagaaaaggagtcaaaagaggctggaaattactgtagcaggaagttattgtagcaggaagttactgtagcagaagttactgtatcttgaaggcgccttaaataagcttgaaggcgcccttgaaggcgccttcaagcctgttgaaggcgccttgagcaggccagtttgaccatttgcgctgcggataaagttttatccgcagatcgagttggaggcgccttgaaccctgttggaggcgccttggactctcgggataagattttcagggcctatataaaggcccctggagctaggaatttaataacaacttaagcaatcaatctgtacttAATTcttagcaactaagtgagcgttctaagtgtaaaaaggcttctccgcctacagtaaaggagattctgatagtagagcttttcatcgccctggattaacaacctccttggttgtaaccaggttaaattctgtttctgtttctgttttttttttctgtctccttaatttagttgttattttattgctgatttaaattttgagttgaaatccaagaagggtatagtttgtttttgttttcagcaattcaccccccctcttgccggtctccactgcaccaacaattggtatcagagcctgatcgcctcagaaggactaaccgccaactgaagcactacgatcaagacgatggccggagcgaacatccatcccccaaagtttgacggagacttcgccacttggaagcgcaaaatggaggtattttttaaaaccgaatttgacattcttttaataatgaaatatggctatgcagtacCGAAAGacaaggaggaaaatacctggacgaaaaaggagcaagcaaatttcgtcgccaacggaaaagctgagttccacctactcagcgttctaccgccgcaggaggtaaatctgatcggaagctacgactcagcgaaagatctctgggaaaaattcctggagcttcacgaaggtacttccgaagcgaagctagcgaagcgcgacatcctccggaaccagttaacgaacctccggatgaaccaaggcaagaaggtagcgcaactccaagctagaatcaaggagctgataacgcaactaacgaaccttggagaagaggtaaccaaccgggattccattcgatacgcgctcaatgccttcccgagaactccagagtgggcctccttagtagatgcatactacatctctaaggacctcgaggtaagtacgttagaacagttattttcgacttttgaacttcacgaatctcgagtttcagagccaaatggagtagagaagaccggtcagaacatagctctaaaggcaaaagtaaacgATTTTGACTCcaaagcctcagtcgacgaatccgaagcgacactactggtaagacgcttcaataagtttttcagcactaataaatttaaatcgcagaagcatcatcgaaagaagaggacggttcgttgctacaactgcaatgaagaagggcacatcaaggaggactgcccaaagttgaaaagaaaggagaaagaaaaggaaaagccaaaatacaagaaaccagaaccctccaagcacaagaatctgaaggctacttggtcagattcgtcaacctctgaatcggacatcgaagaattctcggggttagcactATTGgtgaaccatcaaccggaagaagactcaagctcagagatgagcatcgatgaagggggaggaacatcagaagaagaaagcagcagtgaagggggagcgtcaccagatcaggtaagtaaggtacgcaatctaaccccttctcagtcttttcgatttattaaatcgctttctaaagacttattcgaagtagaaaaagaaaataaagaattaaaaatgaaattagcaaaagcatgtccacttgaaatgtatgatagtgtaaaatcagaaaatgataaattaaaattagaaattgaaaaactgaaatctgctgcatgcttaaatcaatttccaaattcaaaattaagactttatggaaaattgaactggtacattagaaaccatcagggtcaacttagaagaatacccaaaaattatgtacccctaagtatctgaataatcctgtaggtaggaacctctattgggttccaaaatctgtgcttaattaatttttcaaaaaattaaaagcttacagtgagaaaattaaacattgaaattctttatggaagctttgtctaaggaagtgattgttgctccaataaccaagaagggctagtgtctcgccacgacctggaaggtaaaatattgaaagaaaatgtttaattaactttctgaaaaagcattaaaaaaaattaaataatgctttgaaagtttatcaaatatttgttaaaataaacaaaaattccttagaatgttttttaaaaaaattctaacttaattttttgggttagaaattttcttctggaaaattctaaaagttcattcacttgacttagaaatttttttgggaacatttgaacatttacttaggattttgtttttacttagaaatttttttaaaatttattttaacttagaaattttttttcaaaaattcatttttaacttagaaaattttcaaaaaacttcaatcttacttgaatattcttaaagaccccatttttgctgtgatcaaagggggagagaaaagtacaagtttagggggagttagagaaaacttaaaatttttttattaaaaaaaatgttgcaattttactaattgcaaaaaattattcttaacttgttagtttagtaatttttctttaaaattactattttttgtctatttttaaccctaacttgaacttgggttgatgcacatcaaaaagggggagattgttggatcctgtggtagttttgatgtgatcaaccaagttggttaggtcctgctgtgttttgatccctgtgtctgagtgtgcaggagcttaggagcacaggaagtcgagcggaagacgcagctagcgagaaggacggcgggctcggtgcgtccgaaggacgagagagctgcggaagagtactccggtgggcgtgaagagcgtgtgcggcgttcgagggacgttaagtcgggacggaaggctgctcgaggagaaggccgggaattgggttcaggtgagccctattccggttggccgcaatcatccAAAATAAcagagcttcggaagccaaagcgaagaagaaaaggagtcaaaagaggctggaaattactgtagcggGAAGTTattgtagcttgaaggcgccttaaacaagcttgaaggcgcccttgaaggcaccttcaagcctgttgaaggcgccttgagcaggccaatTTGACCGTTtgtgctgcggataaagttttatccgcagattgagttggaggcgccttgaaccctgttggaggcgccttggactctcgggataagatttccagggcctatataaaggcccctggagctaggaatttaataacaactcaagcaatcaatctgtactcaattcctagcaactaagtgagcgttctaagtgtaaaaaggcttctccgcctacagtaaaggagattctgatagtagagtttttcatcgccctggattaacaacctccttggttgtaaccaggttaaattctgtttctgtttctttttctgtctccttaatttagttgttattttattgctgatttaaattctgagttgaaatccgaggagggtatagtttgtttttattttcagcaattcacccccctctttccggtctccgctgcacctacaatttgAACATAACGGTGGTCTACGATGGCCAACGATGGCATCTGGGAGGGAAGGGATGGTCGAGCAATGGGAGGTGGTGGCAGGGAAGCACGGTACTGACGGTGGGCTCATAGGTAGTCTAGACTATTGGTGTAGTGAGCACCAGTCGAtcgaacttatgttttgataatgacaaagggttcaaagttaagttgtcttgttatctaac
The genomic region above belongs to Zingiber officinale cultivar Zhangliang chromosome 11A, Zo_v1.1, whole genome shotgun sequence and contains:
- the LOC122032003 gene encoding homeobox-leucine zipper protein HOX15-like, which gives rise to MCCEILVYPLTPSLCEEWPVLYGIFSPSYSSLPTSKNRSKILSFCRKNRLPHFSMFSSPLYINRKPERQRSVQLNMAMSQEGACDISLSLELSIGRSWRSAKECSEPCFTFSLSDSFGASDVGFSVKKETVSRDIACEEVEAERLPSFRSGGSDEDDDVGARKKLRLTKEQSALLENRFKEHSTINTRQKHALAEQLSLRPRQIEVWFQNRRARTKLKQMEVDCEFLKKRCQKLSDENRRLHKELQQIKTPIKATPSHMSFPAAVNLTVCPSCESRGHSAGNDQD